A window from Pangasianodon hypophthalmus isolate fPanHyp1 chromosome 16, fPanHyp1.pri, whole genome shotgun sequence encodes these proteins:
- the plagx gene encoding pleiomorphic adenoma gene X isoform X1 yields the protein MASPRCPSTNILKTARTYETMFHGKEQLNSHLQTHDSNKQELRCEECGKHYNTRLGLRRHVATHATSVTGDLTCKVCRQVFESMPTLLEHLSTHTGRPPPGGAVRERKHQCERCGRRFFTRKDVRRHAVVHTGRRDFLCPRCAQRFGRRDHLTRHLKKSHAQELDVLTSAPPSVVKEEPSLTMCTSGSPKDASEAFSMAMFNPQGLQSASTSGVSHHHSVVPGSLSSPMGVGCYFEPSKHQPQQYHEAQRYQPASATSFLKAEMENFLNELQCGPMPPQATVATSASRPSDLLPDSLGGQSAHFTLRNSFATAEPSPTAANVDLSPLLGFLPFGLPPYSAPLSSGGLVMGYSTTTTDCSPTSTSQLSGPLTSFQPQPLHEPQALGHLNQPPGFSPTLPRFHQAFQQ from the coding sequence ATGGCTTCTCCTAGATGTCCAAGCACAAACATCCTAAAAACTGCTCGTACATATGAAACAATGTTCCATGGAAAGGAGCAGCTAAACAGCCACCTACAGACCCATGACTCCAACAAGCAAGAACTGCGGTGTGAAGAGTGTGGCAAACACTACAACACTCGGCTGGGTCTGAGACGCCACGTGGCTACCCACGCCACCTCTGTGACCGGAGATCTTACCTGCAAGGTTTGCCGTCAGGTTTTTGAAAGCATGCCGACTCTTCTCGAGCACCTGAGCACCCATACCGGCCGACCTCCACCAGGCGGAGCTGTGCGGGAGCGAAAGCACCAGTGTGAACGCTGCGGCCGGCGCTTCTTCACCCGAAAGGATGTGAGGCGTCACGCCGTGGTGCACACAGGCAGAAGGGACTTTCTGTGCCCTCGCTGTGCTCAACGCTTCGGCCGACGTGACCACCTTACCCGCCACCTGAAGAAGAGTCATGCCCAGGAGCTGGACGTCCTCACGTCTGCACCCCCCAGTGTGGTGAAGGAAGAACCAAGTCTGACCATGTGCACCTCGGGATCCCCTAAGGATGCCTCGGAAGCCTTTTCGATGGCTATGTTCAATCCTCAAGGTCTGCAGAGTGCCTCTACCTCTGGGGTCAGTCACCATCATTCTGTGGTGCCTGGGTCCCTGTCCAGCCCCATGGGTGTAGGCTGCTATTTTGAGCCAAGCAAGCACCAGCCCCAACAGTACCACGAGGCTCAGCGATACCAGCCTGCCTCCGCTACCTCATTTCTGAAAGCTGAGATGGAGAACTTCCTGAATGAGCTCCAGTGTGGCCCGATGCCACCTCAGGCTACAGTCGCAACCTCTGCGTCCAGACCGAGCGACCTTCTTCCTGATAGCCTGGGAGGTCAGAGTGCCCACTTCACCCTCAGGAACTCCTTTGCCACCGCCGAGCCTTCACCCACCGCTGCTAACGTGGACCTCTCGCCACTGCTGGGCTTCCTGCCGTTTGGCCTGCCACCGTACAGTGCCCCTTTGAGTTCAGGAGGCCTTGTGATGGGATACTCTACCACTACCACAGATTGCTCGCCGACTTCTACCTCTCAGCTCTCTGGGCCACTCACCTCGTTTCAGCCGCAGCCGCTGCATGAGCCTCAGGCCTTGGGACATTTAAATCAGCCTCCTGGTTTCTCTCCTACTCTACCTCGATTCCATCAGGCCTTCCAACAGTGA
- the plagx gene encoding pleiomorphic adenoma gene X isoform X2: MFHGKEQLNSHLQTHDSNKQELRCEECGKHYNTRLGLRRHVATHATSVTGDLTCKVCRQVFESMPTLLEHLSTHTGRPPPGGAVRERKHQCERCGRRFFTRKDVRRHAVVHTGRRDFLCPRCAQRFGRRDHLTRHLKKSHAQELDVLTSAPPSVVKEEPSLTMCTSGSPKDASEAFSMAMFNPQGLQSASTSGVSHHHSVVPGSLSSPMGVGCYFEPSKHQPQQYHEAQRYQPASATSFLKAEMENFLNELQCGPMPPQATVATSASRPSDLLPDSLGGQSAHFTLRNSFATAEPSPTAANVDLSPLLGFLPFGLPPYSAPLSSGGLVMGYSTTTTDCSPTSTSQLSGPLTSFQPQPLHEPQALGHLNQPPGFSPTLPRFHQAFQQ, from the coding sequence ATGTTCCATGGAAAGGAGCAGCTAAACAGCCACCTACAGACCCATGACTCCAACAAGCAAGAACTGCGGTGTGAAGAGTGTGGCAAACACTACAACACTCGGCTGGGTCTGAGACGCCACGTGGCTACCCACGCCACCTCTGTGACCGGAGATCTTACCTGCAAGGTTTGCCGTCAGGTTTTTGAAAGCATGCCGACTCTTCTCGAGCACCTGAGCACCCATACCGGCCGACCTCCACCAGGCGGAGCTGTGCGGGAGCGAAAGCACCAGTGTGAACGCTGCGGCCGGCGCTTCTTCACCCGAAAGGATGTGAGGCGTCACGCCGTGGTGCACACAGGCAGAAGGGACTTTCTGTGCCCTCGCTGTGCTCAACGCTTCGGCCGACGTGACCACCTTACCCGCCACCTGAAGAAGAGTCATGCCCAGGAGCTGGACGTCCTCACGTCTGCACCCCCCAGTGTGGTGAAGGAAGAACCAAGTCTGACCATGTGCACCTCGGGATCCCCTAAGGATGCCTCGGAAGCCTTTTCGATGGCTATGTTCAATCCTCAAGGTCTGCAGAGTGCCTCTACCTCTGGGGTCAGTCACCATCATTCTGTGGTGCCTGGGTCCCTGTCCAGCCCCATGGGTGTAGGCTGCTATTTTGAGCCAAGCAAGCACCAGCCCCAACAGTACCACGAGGCTCAGCGATACCAGCCTGCCTCCGCTACCTCATTTCTGAAAGCTGAGATGGAGAACTTCCTGAATGAGCTCCAGTGTGGCCCGATGCCACCTCAGGCTACAGTCGCAACCTCTGCGTCCAGACCGAGCGACCTTCTTCCTGATAGCCTGGGAGGTCAGAGTGCCCACTTCACCCTCAGGAACTCCTTTGCCACCGCCGAGCCTTCACCCACCGCTGCTAACGTGGACCTCTCGCCACTGCTGGGCTTCCTGCCGTTTGGCCTGCCACCGTACAGTGCCCCTTTGAGTTCAGGAGGCCTTGTGATGGGATACTCTACCACTACCACAGATTGCTCGCCGACTTCTACCTCTCAGCTCTCTGGGCCACTCACCTCGTTTCAGCCGCAGCCGCTGCATGAGCCTCAGGCCTTGGGACATTTAAATCAGCCTCCTGGTTTCTCTCCTACTCTACCTCGATTCCATCAGGCCTTCCAACAGTGA
- the trappc6b gene encoding trafficking protein particle complex subunit 6b — protein MADEALFQFLHNELIQYVNNAESGENENGRCVSKLENMGFRVGQGLIERFTKDTARFKDELDVMKFICKDFWTCVFKKQIDNLRTNHQGIYVLQDNKFRLLTQLSAGKQYLEHAPKYLAFTCGLVRGGLYNLGVKSIVTAEVSVMPACKFQVMIQKI, from the exons ATGGCAGACGAGGCTCTTTTTCAGTTCCTCCATAATGAACTTATACAATATGTCAACAATGcagaaagtggagaaaat GAAAATGGACGGTGTGTTTCTAAGCTTGAGAACATGGGGTTTCGTGTGGGACAAGGTCTCATTGAAAG GTTCACCAAAGACACAGCACGTTTTAAAGACGAGCTCGATGTCATGAAATTCATCTGCAAAGATTTCTGGACCTGTGTGTTTAAGAAGCAGATTGATAACCTGAGAACCAACCAccag GGTATTTACGTCCTACAGGATAACAAGTTCCGGTTATTGACCCAGCTGTCTGCTGGTAAACAGTATCTGGAACATGCCCCAAAG TATTTGGCGTTTACCTGCGGCCTGGTGAGAGGAGGGCTCTACAATCTCGGTGTGAAGAGCATCGTCACAGCTGAAGTGTCCGTCATGCCTGCTT GTAAATTCCAGGTGATGATCCAGAAGATCTAA